One genomic segment of Fusobacterium nucleatum includes these proteins:
- the pgeF gene encoding peptidoglycan editing factor PgeF — translation MKYIDNDIKDFDDYIEFTTFNKFNIKILFTKKYYGSVPEKSREEIAKDFSLQNKIIISSHQTHSDNVVLVGDNTNITYFENTDGILTSNKNVAILTKYADCLPIFIYDEESKIFGSVHSGWKGTYQEIVKRAIKKINPKNLSTINILFGIGISCENYKVGVEFYEQFRNKFPKEIVEKSFSIKDDDFYFNNQLFNCYLLKDYGIKEDKIFLNNRCTFKENFHSFRRDKELSGRNGAIMFMEV, via the coding sequence ATGAAATATATAGATAATGATATAAAGGATTTTGATGACTATATTGAATTTACAACTTTTAATAAATTTAATATAAAAATATTATTCACAAAGAAATATTATGGGAGTGTACCAGAAAAAAGTAGAGAAGAAATTGCAAAAGATTTTTCTTTACAAAATAAAATAATAATTTCATCACATCAAACCCATAGTGATAATGTTGTTTTAGTAGGAGATAACACAAATATAACCTACTTTGAAAATACAGATGGGATACTAACATCTAATAAGAATGTAGCAATACTTACAAAGTATGCAGACTGTTTACCTATATTTATCTATGATGAAGAAAGTAAAATATTTGGGAGTGTTCATTCAGGCTGGAAAGGAACATATCAAGAGATAGTAAAAAGAGCTATCAAAAAGATTAATCCAAAGAATTTATCAACAATAAATATTTTATTTGGGATAGGAATATCTTGTGAAAATTATAAAGTTGGTGTAGAATTTTACGAACAATTTAGAAATAAATTTCCAAAAGAAATTGTTGAAAAGTCATTTTCTATAAAGGATGATGATTTTTATTTCAATAATCAGCTTTTCAATTGTTATTTACTTAAAGATTATGGAATAAAAGAAGATAAAATATTTTTAAATAATAGATGTACATTTAAAGAAAATTTCCATTCTTTTAGAAGAGATAAAGAACTTTCTGGAAGAAATGGAGCAATTATGTTTATGGAGGTTTAG
- the aroF gene encoding 3-deoxy-7-phosphoheptulonate synthase translates to MYIKLKDKDLSKRIDKFLKENDIKYFTSLDGENIKYAILYIPNDFKKETFEEIANLVEIVKIKSSYKFVSREFKKSDTIIDIKGHLIGGDNFMLMAGPCSVENKEMLSNIAKEVKKGGAIALRGGAYKPRTSPYDFQGLGEVALKYLREVADENNMLVVTEAMDVENLDLICTYSDIIQIGTRNMQNFSLLKKLGKINKPVLLKRGLSATINEFLLSAEYIIAHGNREVILCERGIRTFETMTRNTLDINAIAMIKELSHLPIIVDASHGTGKRSLVEPVTLAGIFAGANGAMVEVHENPDCALSDGPQSLDFKLFEKLANNIRKSLIFREELE, encoded by the coding sequence ATGTATATAAAGTTAAAGGATAAAGATTTATCTAAAAGAATAGATAAATTTTTGAAAGAAAATGATATAAAGTATTTTACTTCATTGGATGGCGAAAATATAAAGTATGCTATACTATATATACCAAATGATTTCAAAAAAGAAACTTTCGAGGAAATTGCTAATTTGGTTGAAATTGTAAAAATTAAAAGTTCATACAAATTTGTGAGCAGAGAATTTAAAAAATCTGATACGATAATAGACATAAAAGGGCATTTAATAGGTGGGGACAACTTTATGCTTATGGCAGGACCTTGTTCTGTTGAAAATAAAGAAATGCTTTCAAATATAGCAAAAGAAGTAAAAAAAGGTGGAGCTATTGCTTTAAGAGGTGGAGCATATAAACCAAGAACATCTCCTTATGATTTTCAAGGTTTAGGAGAAGTAGCATTAAAATATTTAAGAGAAGTAGCTGATGAAAATAATATGTTAGTTGTAACAGAAGCTATGGATGTTGAAAACTTAGATTTAATTTGCACTTACTCAGATATTATACAAATTGGTACTAGAAATATGCAAAATTTTAGTCTATTAAAAAAATTAGGAAAAATAAATAAACCAGTATTGTTAAAAAGAGGTTTAAGTGCAACTATTAATGAATTCTTATTATCAGCAGAATATATCATTGCACATGGAAATAGAGAGGTAATACTTTGTGAAAGAGGAATTAGGACTTTTGAAACTATGACAAGGAATACTTTGGATATAAATGCTATTGCTATGATAAAAGAATTATCACATTTGCCAATCATAGTTGATGCAAGTCATGGAACAGGAAAAAGAAGTTTAGTTGAGCCTGTTACCTTAGCAGGAATTTTTGCAGGAGCTAATGGAGCTATGGTAGAAGTACATGAAAACCCAGATTGTGCTCTATCAGATGGACCTCAATCACTAGATTTTAAATTATTTGAAAAACTAGCAAATAATATAAGAAAGTCCTTAATTTTTAGAGAGGAATTAGAATAA
- a CDS encoding GIY-YIG nuclease family protein, which produces MAYYLYMLRCEDGSIYTGIAKDYLKRYEEHLSGKGAKYTKSHKVIKIERVFLCDSRSIACSLESVIKKYIKKKKENIISKPDSFMKDVENIRKIKIKKIF; this is translated from the coding sequence ATGGCTTATTATTTATATATGTTAAGGTGTGAAGATGGGAGTATATATACTGGTATTGCAAAAGACTATTTGAAGAGATATGAAGAACATTTAAGTGGTAAGGGTGCAAAATATACAAAATCTCACAAGGTCATAAAAATTGAAAGAGTATTTTTATGTGATTCAAGATCAATAGCATGTAGCTTGGAAAGCGTGATAAAAAAATATATAAAAAAGAAAAAAGAGAATATAATAAGTAAACCAGACAGTTTTATGAAAGATGTTGAGAATATTAGGAAAATAAAAATAAAAAAAATTTTTTAA
- a CDS encoding ATPase → MLDEFLKNELSFNREAGTYLFYGDDLEKNYNIALEFSAELFSKNVENEIEKNKIIDKTSRNLYSDLMVVDTLNIDTVRDIIKKSYTSSHEGGAKVFILKNIQDIRKESANAMLKLIEEPTKDNFFILISKRLNILSTIKSRSIIYRIRKSTPEELGVDKYVYNFFLGFSNDIEKYKEREIDLMLEKTYNSIGGVLKEYEKEKSIEVKIDLYKCLRNFVQESSNLKKYEKIKFAEDVYFNGSKENVNLIVEYLINLVKRDKNLKEKLEYKKMLRYPINLKLLLINMIMSI, encoded by the coding sequence ATGTTAGATGAATTTCTAAAAAATGAGTTATCATTTAATAGAGAAGCTGGAACTTACTTATTTTATGGAGATGATTTAGAAAAAAATTATAATATAGCTTTAGAATTTTCTGCTGAATTATTTTCAAAAAATGTAGAGAATGAAATTGAAAAAAATAAAATAATAGATAAAACTTCAAGAAATTTATATAGTGATTTAATGGTAGTTGATACCTTAAATATTGATACTGTACGAGATATAATAAAAAAAAGTTATACTAGCTCTCATGAAGGAGGAGCTAAGGTTTTTATATTAAAAAATATTCAAGATATAAGAAAAGAAAGTGCAAATGCTATGTTAAAACTTATAGAAGAACCTACAAAAGATAACTTTTTTATTTTAATTTCTAAAAGGCTAAATATACTTTCTACAATAAAATCAAGATCAATTATTTATAGAATCAGAAAATCAACTCCTGAGGAATTAGGGGTTGATAAGTATGTCTATAATTTTTTCTTAGGTTTTTCAAATGATATAGAAAAATACAAGGAAAGAGAAATAGATTTAATGTTAGAAAAAACCTATAATTCTATTGGTGGAGTTCTAAAAGAATACGAAAAAGAAAAAAGTATAGAAGTCAAAATTGATTTATATAAGTGTCTAAGAAATTTTGTTCAGGAATCTTCAAATCTGAAAAAATATGAAAAAATCAAGTTTGCAGAAGATGTTTATTTTAATGGAAGTAAGGAAAATGTAAATTTGATTGTAGAATATCTTATAAATCTTGTAAAAAGAGATAAAAATCTTAAAGAAAAATTGGAATATAAAAAAATGTTAAGATATCCTATAAATCTAAAATTATTGTTGATTAATATGATTATGAGTATTTGA
- a CDS encoding rod shape-determining protein, producing MGLFNFRANRSIGIDLGTANTLVYSKKHKKIVLNEPSVVAVERETKKVLAVGNEAKEMLGKTPDTIVAVRPLSEGVIADYDITEAMIKYFIKKIFGSYSFFMPEIMICVPIDVTGVEKRAVLEAAISAGAKKAYLIEEARAAALGSGMDIAVPEGNMIIDIGGGSTDVAIISLGGTVVSKTIRVAGNNFDNDIIKYVKKTYNLLIGDRTAEEIKMKIGTALPLEEEETMEVKGRDLLMGLPKVVTMTSEEVREAIKDSLDQILQCIRTVLEKTPPELASDIVDKGMIMTGGGSLIRNFPEMITKYTNLKVNLADNPLESVVIGAGLALDQIDFLRKIEKAER from the coding sequence ATGGGACTTTTTAATTTTAGAGCAAACAGAAGTATAGGAATTGATTTAGGGACAGCAAACACATTGGTTTATAGTAAAAAACATAAGAAAATTGTTTTAAATGAACCTTCTGTTGTTGCAGTGGAAAGAGAAACTAAAAAAGTATTGGCAGTTGGAAATGAAGCCAAAGAAATGCTTGGAAAAACTCCTGATACAATAGTTGCAGTAAGACCTTTAAGTGAAGGAGTAATTGCTGATTATGATATAACAGAAGCTATGATAAAATATTTCATTAAAAAAATATTTGGCTCATATAGTTTTTTTATGCCAGAAATCATGATTTGTGTACCTATTGATGTAACAGGTGTAGAAAAAAGAGCTGTTTTAGAAGCTGCAATTTCAGCAGGAGCTAAAAAAGCATATTTAATAGAAGAGGCAAGAGCAGCAGCTTTAGGTTCAGGAATGGATATAGCAGTACCTGAAGGAAATATGATAATAGATATTGGTGGTGGTTCTACCGATGTAGCTATCATATCTCTTGGAGGAACAGTTGTAAGTAAGACTATAAGAGTTGCTGGAAATAACTTTGATAATGATATCATAAAATATGTAAAGAAAACATATAATCTTTTGATTGGAGATAGAACAGCAGAAGAAATTAAAATGAAAATAGGAACAGCTCTACCATTAGAAGAAGAAGAAACTATGGAAGTTAAAGGTAGAGACCTATTGATGGGATTACCTAAAGTTGTTACAATGACTTCTGAGGAAGTAAGAGAAGCTATAAAGGATTCTTTGGATCAAATCTTACAATGTATAAGAACAGTTTTAGAAAAAACTCCACCTGAATTAGCATCTGATATAGTTGATAAAGGTATGATAATGACAGGGGGAGGTTCTCTAATTAGAAATTTCCCTGAAATGATTACTAAGTATACAAATCTAAAAGTAAATCTAGCAGATAATCCTTTGGAAAGTGTTGTAATAGGAGCAGGTTTAGCACTTGATCAAATAGATTTTCTTAGAAAGATAGAAAAGGCTGAAAGATAA
- a CDS encoding Mini-ribonuclease 3, protein MDNVDFSKDIRDYSGLELAFLGDAIWELEIRKYYLQFGYNIPTLNKYVKAKVNARYQSLIYKKIINDLDEEFKVIGKRAKNSNIKTFPRSCTVMEYKEATALEAIIGAMYLLKKEEEIKKIINIVIKGE, encoded by the coding sequence ATGGACAATGTAGATTTTTCAAAAGATATAAGAGATTACAGCGGACTGGAATTAGCATTTTTAGGAGATGCTATTTGGGAACTGGAAATAAGAAAATATTACTTACAATTTGGCTATAATATTCCCACTTTAAATAAATACGTTAAGGCTAAGGTAAATGCAAGATATCAAAGTCTAATTTATAAGAAAATTATAAATGATTTAGATGAAGAATTTAAGGTTATAGGAAAAAGAGCTAAAAATAGTAATATAAAAACTTTTCCAAGAAGTTGTACAGTGATGGAGTATAAGGAAGCAACAGCCTTAGAAGCTATTATTGGAGCAATGTATTTGTTAAAAAAAGAAGAAGAAATAAAAAAAATTATAAATATAGTTATAAAGGGAGAATAG
- the cysS gene encoding cysteine--tRNA ligase codes for MIKIYNTLTGHLDEFKPLKENEVSMYVCGPTVYNYIHIGNARPAIFFDTVRRYLEYRGYKVNYVQNFTDVDDKMINKANIENVSIKEIAERYIKAYFEDTSKINLKEEGMIRPKATENINEMIEIIQSLVDKGYAYESNGDVYFEVKKYRDGYGELSKQNIEDLESGARIDVNEIKRDALDFALWKASKPNEPSWDSPWGKGRPGWHIECSAMSRKYLGDSFDIHGGGLDLIFPHHENEMAQSKCGCGGTFARYWMHNGYININGEKMSKSSGSFVLLRDILKYFEGRVIRLFVLGSHYRKPMEFSDTELNQTKSSLERIENTLKRIKELDRENIKGIDDCQELLATKKEMEAKFIEAMNEDFNTAQALGHIFELVKAVNKTLDEANISKKGLEVIDEVYSYLVMIIQDVLGVQLKLEVEVNNISADLIELILELRRNAREEKNWTLSDKIRDRLLELGIKIKDGKDKTTWTM; via the coding sequence ATGATAAAAATTTATAATACACTGACAGGGCATTTAGATGAATTTAAGCCATTGAAAGAGAATGAAGTGTCAATGTATGTCTGTGGACCGACAGTGTATAATTATATTCATATAGGAAATGCAAGACCTGCTATTTTCTTTGACACAGTTAGAAGATATCTGGAATATAGAGGATACAAGGTAAATTATGTTCAAAACTTCACTGATGTTGATGATAAGATGATAAATAAGGCAAACATTGAAAATGTTTCGATAAAAGAGATAGCAGAAAGATATATAAAAGCATACTTTGAAGATACTTCAAAAATAAATTTAAAAGAAGAAGGTATGATAAGACCTAAGGCGACTGAAAATATTAATGAAATGATAGAAATTATACAATCTTTGGTTGATAAAGGTTATGCTTATGAGTCAAATGGAGATGTATATTTTGAAGTAAAAAAATATAGAGATGGTTATGGAGAACTTTCAAAACAAAATATAGAAGATTTAGAAAGTGGAGCAAGAATAGATGTAAATGAAATTAAAAGAGACGCACTAGATTTTGCACTATGGAAGGCTTCAAAACCTAATGAACCGAGTTGGGATTCTCCTTGGGGAAAGGGTAGACCTGGTTGGCATATAGAATGTTCTGCTATGTCAAGAAAATACTTAGGAGATAGTTTTGATATACATGGAGGAGGTTTAGATTTAATATTCCCTCACCATGAAAATGAAATGGCACAATCTAAGTGTGGTTGTGGAGGAACTTTTGCCAGATATTGGATGCATAATGGTTATATAAATATAAATGGTGAGAAGATGTCTAAATCATCTGGTTCTTTTGTACTTTTAAGAGATATTTTAAAATATTTTGAAGGTAGAGTTATAAGACTTTTTGTACTGGGCTCTCATTATAGAAAACCTATGGAGTTTTCAGATACCGAGTTAAATCAAACTAAGTCTTCACTTGAAAGAATAGAAAATACTTTAAAAAGAATTAAAGAATTGGATAGAGAAAATATAAAAGGAATAGATGACTGTCAAGAACTTTTAGCAACTAAAAAAGAAATGGAAGCTAAGTTTATAGAGGCTATGAATGAAGATTTTAATACTGCACAAGCCTTAGGACATATCTTTGAATTAGTGAAAGCTGTTAATAAAACTCTAGATGAAGCAAATATTTCAAAAAAAGGTTTAGAAGTTATAGATGAAGTTTATTCTTATCTTGTTATGATAATACAAGATGTCTTAGGTGTTCAATTAAAATTAGAAGTTGAAGTGAATAATATTTCAGCTGATTTAATAGAATTGATACTTGAGCTTAGAAGAAATGCAAGAGAAGAAAAGAACTGGACATTATCTGATAAAATAAGAGATAGACTTTTAGAATTAGGTATAAAGATTAAAGATGGAAAGGATAAAACTACATGGACAATGTAG
- the ispD gene encoding 2-C-methyl-D-erythritol 4-phosphate cytidylyltransferase, with amino-acid sequence MYSSNSEIKKKVTFILAAAGQGKRMNLNSPKQFLDYRGEPLFYSSLKLAFENKNINDIIIITNKENLNFMVKYCQNKNLFSKVKYIVEGGSERQYSIYNAIKKIKDTDIVIIQDAARPFLKDKYIEESIKILDNNCDGAIIGVKCKDTIKIIDENGIVLETPNRDNLIMVHTPQTFKFEILKKAHQMAEEKNILATDDASLVEMISGKIKIIYGDYDNIKITVQEDLKFLK; translated from the coding sequence ATGTACAGTAGTAACTCTGAAATAAAAAAGAAAGTTACTTTTATTTTAGCAGCGGCAGGTCAAGGAAAAAGGATGAATTTAAACTCACCTAAACAATTTTTAGACTATAGAGGAGAGCCACTTTTTTATTCATCTTTAAAACTTGCATTTGAAAATAAAAATATTAATGATATTATTATAATAACTAATAAAGAAAATTTAAATTTTATGGTAAAATATTGTCAAAACAAAAATTTATTTTCAAAAGTCAAATATATAGTTGAGGGTGGAAGTGAAAGACAATATTCTATCTATAATGCTATTAAAAAAATAAAAGATACAGATATTGTAATAATTCAAGATGCAGCAAGACCTTTTTTAAAAGATAAATATATAGAAGAAAGTATAAAAATTTTAGATAACAATTGTGATGGAGCAATTATTGGTGTAAAATGTAAAGATACAATTAAGATTATTGATGAAAATGGAATAGTACTAGAAACACCAAATAGAGATAACTTGATAATGGTTCATACACCACAAACTTTTAAGTTTGAAATTTTAAAGAAAGCACATCAAATGGCAGAAGAAAAAAATATACTGGCTACTGATGATGCAAGTCTAGTTGAGATGATTTCTGGAAAAATTAAAATTATTTATGGAGATTATGATAATATTAAGATTACAGTACAAGAGGATTTAAAGTTTTTAAAATAA
- a CDS encoding endonuclease MutS2: MNKHSFNVLEFDKLKELILANIVIDDNREVIENLVPYKDLPALNNELKTVKDFMDLLSFDGGFEAIGLRNINSLMEKIKLIGTYLEVEELWDINVNLRTVRIFKSRLDELGKYKQLREMIGNIPNLRVIEDVINKTINPEKEIKDDASLDLRDIRLHKKTLNMNIKRKFEELFEEPSLSNAFQEKIITERDGRMVTPVKYDFKGLIKGIEHDRSSSGQTVFIEPLSIVSLNNKMRELETKEKEEIRKILLRIAELLRNNKDDILIIGEKVMYLDILNAKSIYAVENRCEIPTVSNKEILSLEKARHPFIDKDKVIPLTFEIGKDYDILLITGPNTGGKTVALKTAGLLTLMALSGIPIPASENSKIGFFEGVFADIGDEQSIEQSLSSFSAHLKNVKEILEAVTKNSLVLLDELGSGTDPIEGAAFAMAVIDYLNEKKSKSFITTHYSQVKAYGYNEESIETASMEFNTDTLSPTYRLLVGIPGESNALTIAQRMGLPESIISKARAYISEDNKKVEKMIENIKTKSQELDEMRERFARLQEEARLDRERAKQETLIIEKQKNEIIKSAYEEAEKMMNEMRAKASALVEKIQHEEKNKEDAKQIQKNLNMLSTALREEKNKTVEVVKKIKTKVNFKVGDRVFVKSINQFANILKINTSKESASVQAGILKLEVPFDEIKIVEEKKEKVYNVNNHKKTPVRSEIDLRGKMVDEAVYELETYLDRATLNGYTEVYVIHGKGTGALREGILKYLKTCKYVKEYRIGGHGEGGLGCTVVTLK; the protein is encoded by the coding sequence ATGAATAAACATAGTTTTAATGTTTTAGAATTTGATAAATTAAAAGAATTGATTTTAGCAAATATAGTGATAGATGATAATAGAGAAGTTATAGAAAATTTAGTACCATATAAAGATTTACCTGCACTTAATAATGAATTAAAAACAGTTAAAGATTTTATGGACTTACTTTCTTTTGATGGCGGTTTTGAAGCTATTGGACTTAGAAACATCAATAGTCTTATGGAAAAAATAAAACTTATAGGGACTTATCTTGAAGTAGAAGAACTTTGGGATATAAATGTAAATTTAAGAACTGTAAGAATTTTTAAATCAAGACTTGATGAGTTAGGAAAATATAAACAACTTAGAGAAATGATAGGAAATATTCCTAATTTAAGAGTAATTGAAGATGTGATAAACAAGACTATCAATCCTGAAAAAGAAATAAAAGATGATGCTTCTCTTGATTTAAGAGATATTAGACTTCATAAAAAAACTTTAAATATGAATATTAAAAGAAAATTTGAAGAACTTTTTGAAGAACCATCTTTATCAAATGCTTTCCAAGAAAAAATAATAACAGAAAGAGATGGAAGAATGGTAACTCCTGTGAAGTATGATTTTAAAGGACTTATCAAAGGTATAGAACATGACAGAAGTTCAAGTGGGCAGACAGTTTTTATTGAGCCACTTTCAATAGTTTCTTTAAACAATAAAATGAGAGAATTAGAAACTAAGGAAAAAGAAGAAATAAGAAAAATCTTATTGAGAATAGCAGAGCTTTTAAGAAATAATAAAGATGATATCTTAATTATTGGGGAAAAGGTGATGTATTTAGATATTTTAAATGCAAAATCTATCTATGCAGTTGAAAATAGATGTGAAATTCCAACAGTTAGCAATAAAGAAATTTTATCTCTGGAAAAAGCAAGACATCCATTTATTGATAAAGACAAGGTTATCCCTTTAACTTTTGAAATAGGAAAAGACTATGATATCTTACTTATAACAGGTCCAAATACAGGGGGTAAAACAGTTGCTTTAAAAACTGCGGGTCTTTTAACTTTAATGGCACTTTCAGGGATACCAATTCCTGCTTCTGAAAATTCTAAGATTGGATTTTTTGAAGGAGTTTTTGCAGATATAGGAGATGAACAAAGTATAGAGCAGTCTCTATCATCATTCTCTGCCCATTTAAAAAATGTAAAAGAAATTTTAGAAGCAGTTACAAAAAATTCTTTGGTTTTACTTGATGAATTAGGCTCTGGGACTGACCCAATAGAAGGGGCAGCTTTTGCTATGGCTGTTATAGATTACTTAAATGAAAAGAAATCTAAATCTTTTATAACTACTCATTATAGCCAAGTAAAAGCTTATGGTTACAATGAAGAAAGTATAGAAACTGCTTCAATGGAATTTAATACAGATACACTTTCTCCAACATACAGATTATTGGTGGGAATACCCGGAGAAAGTAATGCCTTAACTATTGCACAAAGAATGGGTTTGCCAGAAAGTATAATCTCTAAGGCAAGAGCATATATAAGTGAAGATAATAAAAAAGTTGAAAAAATGATAGAAAATATCAAGACTAAATCCCAAGAATTAGATGAAATGAGAGAAAGATTTGCAAGATTACAAGAGGAAGCAAGACTTGATAGAGAAAGAGCAAAACAAGAAACTCTAATAATAGAAAAGCAAAAAAATGAAATCATTAAATCTGCATACGAAGAAGCAGAAAAAATGATGAATGAGATGAGAGCAAAAGCATCTGCACTTGTTGAAAAGATACAACATGAAGAAAAAAATAAAGAAGATGCTAAACAAATTCAAAAGAATTTGAATATGTTATCAACTGCACTTAGAGAAGAAAAGAATAAAACAGTGGAAGTTGTTAAAAAGATAAAAACTAAGGTAAATTTCAAAGTGGGAGATAGAGTTTTTGTAAAAAGTATAAATCAGTTTGCAAATATTTTAAAGATTAATACTTCTAAGGAAAGTGCAAGTGTACAAGCAGGAATATTGAAATTAGAAGTCCCTTTTGATGAAATAAAAATTGTAGAAGAAAAGAAAGAAAAAGTATACAATGTAAATAATCATAAGAAAACTCCTGTAAGAAGTGAGATTGATTTAAGAGGAAAAATGGTTGATGAAGCTGTGTATGAATTAGAAACTTATTTAGATAGAGCAACTTTAAATGGTTATACAGAAGTTTATGTAATTCATGGAAAAGGTACAGGAGCTTTAAGAGAAGGAATATTAAAATATTTAAAAACTTGTAAATATGTTAAAGAGTATAGAATAGGTGGACATGGTGAGGGAGGACTTGGATGTACAGTAGTAACTCTGAAATAA
- a CDS encoding copper amine oxidase N-terminal domain-containing protein: MNSKTLIRVILVLIVIAIGFYLIKKKIAPKKIEKEAIFLGVEGYGDLTKGENLDHSLISKFKFNFYIDGEKKTLLLNNGKEIKEGVYTFDLQNQLQEGYIYYIVIDKDIVESVKLLDNDKKAMVSGKVNNVKQDKFIQVGEEKIELTKNTGMYKITWKAGNSLVEKVGVDDLKDKTVKVTLDKEGKAKNIYLTFVSEKYISPVIAIPGEKTLKNFLTTALQPVGTTLYIYGGSWDWQDEGSSLQATTIGIPQSWIDFYQYQNADYTYREKDGNEETKNPSSSYYPYGEWNQYCYAGADCSGYVGWVIYNTLNKESGKDGYVMGATKMAKTFAENGWGTWTQDVKIPANRDDSDFKVGDIFSMNGHVWISFGTCDDGSIVIAHSTPSNSINGQPGGGVQISAIGPSKDCEAYQLAKMYMEKYYPDWCKRYKVILKKPEDYIKFKKDSAAGKFSWNLENGILIDPDNYASKKPAEILKDIFQEK; encoded by the coding sequence ATGAATAGTAAAACTTTAATAAGAGTAATATTAGTTTTAATTGTTATAGCAATAGGTTTTTATCTGATAAAGAAAAAAATAGCTCCTAAGAAAATTGAAAAAGAAGCTATATTTCTTGGCGTAGAAGGTTATGGAGATTTAACTAAGGGAGAAAACTTGGACCATTCTTTGATTTCAAAATTTAAATTTAATTTCTATATTGATGGAGAAAAAAAGACTTTATTATTAAATAATGGGAAAGAAATCAAAGAAGGTGTCTATACTTTTGATCTTCAAAATCAATTACAAGAAGGATATATCTATTATATAGTAATAGATAAAGATATAGTTGAAAGTGTAAAACTTCTTGATAACGATAAGAAAGCTATGGTAAGTGGTAAAGTAAATAATGTTAAACAAGATAAATTTATTCAAGTTGGAGAAGAAAAAATAGAACTTACAAAAAATACTGGAATGTATAAGATAACATGGAAAGCTGGAAATTCATTAGTTGAAAAAGTAGGAGTAGATGATTTAAAAGATAAAACAGTTAAAGTAACTTTGGATAAAGAAGGAAAAGCTAAAAATATTTATCTTACTTTTGTAAGTGAAAAATATATATCACCAGTTATAGCTATTCCAGGAGAAAAAACATTAAAGAATTTTCTAACTACTGCTTTACAACCAGTTGGAACAACTTTATATATCTATGGAGGTTCTTGGGACTGGCAAGATGAAGGCTCAAGTTTACAAGCAACAACTATTGGTATACCACAATCTTGGATAGATTTTTACCAATATCAAAATGCTGATTACACTTATCGTGAAAAAGATGGAAATGAAGAAACTAAAAATCCTAGTAGCAGTTATTATCCTTATGGAGAATGGAACCAATATTGTTATGCAGGAGCAGATTGTTCTGGCTATGTTGGTTGGGTAATATATAACACATTGAATAAGGAAAGTGGAAAAGATGGTTATGTAATGGGTGCAACTAAGATGGCAAAAACATTTGCTGAAAATGGTTGGGGAACTTGGACACAAGATGTAAAAATTCCTGCAAATCGTGACGATAGTGATTTTAAAGTAGGAGATATTTTTAGTATGAATGGGCATGTTTGGATTTCTTTTGGAACATGTGATGATGGAAGTATTGTTATAGCTCACTCTACACCATCAAATAGTATAAATGGACAACCAGGTGGAGGAGTTCAAATTAGTGCTATTGGACCATCAAAAGATTGTGAAGCATATCAACTTGCTAAAATGTATATGGAAAAATATTATCCTGATTGGTGTAAGAGATATAAAGTTATCTTAAAGAAACCAGAAGATTATATAAAATTTAAGAAAGATAGTGCAGCTGGAAAATTTAGCTGGAATTTAGAAAATGGAATTTTAATAGATCCAGATAACTATGCTAGCAAGAAACCTGCTGAAATATTGAAAGATATTTTTCAAGAAAAGTAA
- a CDS encoding DUF3870 domain-containing protein: MNKQTMYITGEARTTIDNAITKMFGTFYIAFEIILSTDEIVDVDCNATLRLTRDFVSRLFLNHNIIKDEELLKQEIVTRYFGSSSKAILTAYHDALQHYKKVKNDLT, from the coding sequence TTGAATAAACAAACAATGTATATTACAGGAGAAGCAAGGACAACAATAGATAATGCCATAACAAAGATGTTTGGGACTTTTTATATTGCCTTTGAGATAATATTATCAACAGATGAAATTGTAGATGTGGATTGTAATGCAACATTAAGATTAACCAGAGATTTTGTGAGTAGACTTTTTTTAAATCATAATATTATAAAAGATGAAGAGTTATTGAAACAAGAGATTGTAACAAGATATTTTGGTTCATCAAGTAAAGCTATTTTGACTGCTTATCATGATGCATTACAACATTATAAAAAAGTGAAGAATGACCTTACTTAA